The proteins below are encoded in one region of Desulfovibrio sp. Huiquan2017:
- a CDS encoding D-glycerate dehydrogenase, whose amino-acid sequence MNRPKVYVTRQIPEQGLDLLRQKAEVLVNPEDAPVPRAQLLDIIRDCQGVIGLLTERIDAEFFDAAPELKGYANYAVGFDNIDVPEATRRGLPVSNTPDVLTNATAECAWTLLFSVARRVVEADKVMRSGDWPGWGPMQFIGGDVSGKTLGIVGAGRIGTAMARMSRGFGMPVLYTSSSGRKNEVLESELNARLVPFEELLEQSDFISLHTPLTPGTRHLFGAEAFARMKRTAYLINTARGPVIDEQALLQALKTGEIAGAGLDVYENEPALTPGLAELDNVILLPHIGSGTESARADMSVLAARNLLAMLEGEKPETCLNPEIYD is encoded by the coding sequence ATGAACCGACCCAAGGTATACGTCACCCGGCAAATTCCCGAACAGGGGCTCGACCTGCTCCGGCAAAAGGCCGAAGTCCTGGTCAATCCCGAGGACGCCCCTGTGCCCCGAGCCCAGCTCCTCGACATCATCCGCGACTGCCAGGGCGTCATCGGCCTGCTGACCGAACGCATCGACGCCGAATTCTTCGACGCCGCCCCCGAGCTCAAGGGGTACGCCAACTACGCCGTGGGCTTCGACAACATCGACGTGCCCGAGGCCACCCGGCGCGGCCTGCCCGTGTCCAACACCCCGGACGTACTGACCAACGCCACGGCCGAATGCGCCTGGACCCTGCTCTTTTCCGTGGCCCGGCGGGTGGTCGAGGCGGACAAAGTCATGCGCTCGGGCGACTGGCCCGGCTGGGGCCCCATGCAGTTCATCGGCGGCGACGTGTCCGGCAAGACGCTGGGCATCGTCGGCGCGGGGCGCATCGGCACGGCCATGGCCCGCATGAGCCGGGGCTTCGGCATGCCGGTCCTGTACACCAGCTCTTCCGGCCGCAAGAACGAGGTCCTGGAATCCGAGCTGAACGCCCGCCTGGTCCCCTTCGAGGAACTGCTGGAACAGTCGGATTTCATTTCCCTGCACACACCGCTGACCCCCGGCACCCGGCATCTGTTCGGGGCCGAGGCCTTTGCGCGCATGAAGCGGACCGCCTACCTCATCAATACGGCGCGCGGCCCGGTCATCGACGAGCAGGCCCTGCTCCAGGCCCTCAAGACGGGCGAAATCGCGGGCGCGGGTCTGGACGTGTACGAAAACGAGCCCGCCCTGACGCCCGGCCTGGCCGAGTTGGACAATGTGATCCTGCTGCCGCACATCGGCTCGGGCACGGAGTCGGCGCGCGCGGATATGTCCGTGTTGGCCGCCCGCAATCTCCTGGCCATGCTCGAAGGCGAAAAGCCCGAGACCTGCCTCAACCCCGAAATCTACGACTAG
- a CDS encoding pyridoxamine 5'-phosphate oxidase family protein, which produces MSKEKMHLIDDLITGEETCVLASSDGIRPHCSLMYFFADHAAMKFYFFALDTSQHCRNLRDHPHACLLIDRRDDGLSLCIHGVHSPIRKRQTTEAITRLFLMKFPQMAELAAHPDARLLRVDGREAHLSDGLEDLFTTKLKNS; this is translated from the coding sequence ATGAGCAAGGAAAAAATGCACCTCATCGACGACTTGATCACCGGCGAAGAGACCTGTGTACTGGCCTCCTCGGACGGCATTCGACCGCACTGCTCCCTGATGTACTTCTTCGCGGACCATGCGGCCATGAAATTCTATTTCTTCGCCCTCGACACCTCGCAACACTGCCGGAACCTTCGGGACCACCCCCACGCCTGCCTGCTGATCGACCGCCGGGACGACGGACTCTCCCTGTGCATCCACGGGGTCCACTCGCCCATCCGGAAACGGCAGACCACCGAGGCCATCACCCGGCTCTTCCTCATGAAATTCCCGCAGATGGCGGAATTGGCGGCCCATCCGGACGCCCGGCTCCTCCGCGTGGACGGCCGCGAGGCTCACCTGTCCGACGGGCTGGAGGACCTTTTTACCACCAAACTGAAAAATTCCTAA
- a CDS encoding phosphoadenosine phosphosulfate reductase family protein, whose translation MPTLEENILHSEALLTGLLGRADPNRVRVAWTGGKDSTVVLFLWKALLDEAGAGPARAINLDTGCKFPEVLAFRDRLTVEWDVDLRIARPEVSLDGYPLAVNPLSCCRELKVEPLKRAVRETGTAFLLTGIRRDEHPDRARRLELEERADPPHTLVNPLLDWTETDIWAFHARFGLPHCELYDHGYRSLGCRPCTTLPDGRGGERSGRSRDKEAVLSALTGLGYF comes from the coding sequence ATGCCTACCCTCGAAGAGAATATCCTGCACAGCGAAGCCCTGTTGACCGGCCTGCTCGGCCGCGCGGACCCGAACCGCGTGCGCGTGGCCTGGACCGGGGGCAAGGACTCCACCGTGGTCCTGTTCCTTTGGAAGGCCTTGCTGGACGAGGCCGGGGCCGGACCGGCGCGGGCCATCAATCTGGACACGGGCTGCAAGTTCCCGGAGGTCCTGGCCTTTCGCGACCGGCTGACGGTCGAATGGGATGTGGACCTGCGCATCGCCCGGCCCGAAGTCTCCCTCGACGGCTATCCCCTGGCCGTGAACCCGCTTTCCTGCTGCCGCGAGCTCAAGGTGGAACCGCTCAAGCGGGCGGTGCGGGAAACCGGAACCGCGTTCCTCCTGACCGGCATCCGACGCGACGAGCATCCGGACCGCGCCCGGCGGCTCGAATTGGAGGAACGCGCCGACCCGCCGCATACCCTGGTCAATCCGCTGCTCGACTGGACCGAAACCGACATTTGGGCCTTTCACGCCCGGTTCGGCCTGCCCCATTGTGAACTTTACGATCACGGCTACCGTTCCCTGGGTTGCCGTCCCTGCACCACCCTCCCGGACGGACGGGGGGGCGAACGTTCCGGCCGTTCCCGGGACAAGGAAGCGGTCCTGTCGGCCCTGACCGGACTCGGATATTTCTGA
- a CDS encoding proton-conducting transporter membrane subunit: MSNLLVLLILLPAAAAVVCYFVRSEAVRKAAVLATGGILTLAALGLLAQGTVAPTEVGSFLGIGSDFLVAVLDFALLGVIYFYGYRHKSLLIQGFTLAQVVLLIWFELVMVEHESVPALAGDQLSLIMVLVVSVVGSLICVFAIPYMKKHEAHLHLKKTRQPRFFFYMVLFLGAMNGLVLSNNILWMYFFFEVTTFCSFMLIGHDATEIATRNAVRALWMNALGGLAFVIGMMLVYSQAGTLNIAALLALGPTGAVMLTGLAFLCLAGFTKAAQIPFQSWLLGAMVAPTPVSALLHSSTMVKAGVFVVLRFAPIFAGTFLSTGVAVCGAFTFLACSALGVGQSNGKKILAYSTVANLGLIICCAGINTPLALTAALLLILFHAISKSLLFLCVGTIEQAIGSRDIEDMRGLYGTNPRTALITIVGILTMMLPPFGVLLGKWMAIEASADSNIFIVVMLALGSALMVVYLARWAGSMMGSREPDAKAESQPLLTRLPLMTLSLGSVVLSLASPWIYNSLLAPWVGSEPFAVGFGSLESAHGTFVVVPLFLVLGLGLMYAVKAASGYRRVKIMPPYMSGANSVSASDAYVGPMNGDVPFSSGNLYLGELFAESKLTPVFNALAVALIVLMMGGAL, translated from the coding sequence ATGTCAAATCTGTTAGTGCTTCTCATCCTGCTGCCGGCGGCAGCAGCGGTGGTCTGCTATTTCGTTCGGTCCGAGGCCGTGCGGAAGGCGGCTGTGCTGGCCACCGGGGGCATCCTGACGCTTGCGGCGTTGGGGCTGCTCGCGCAGGGAACGGTTGCGCCGACCGAGGTCGGTTCGTTCCTGGGCATCGGCAGCGATTTCCTGGTTGCGGTCCTGGATTTCGCCCTGCTGGGCGTTATTTACTTCTATGGTTACAGACACAAGAGCCTGCTCATCCAGGGATTTACCCTGGCCCAGGTCGTTCTGCTCATCTGGTTTGAACTGGTCATGGTCGAACACGAGTCGGTCCCGGCCCTGGCGGGCGATCAGCTTTCCCTGATCATGGTCCTGGTCGTCTCCGTCGTCGGTTCCCTGATCTGCGTCTTCGCCATTCCGTATATGAAGAAACACGAAGCGCATCTGCACCTGAAGAAGACGCGCCAACCGAGGTTTTTCTTCTATATGGTCCTGTTCCTGGGGGCCATGAACGGATTGGTCCTGTCCAACAACATCCTGTGGATGTACTTCTTCTTCGAAGTGACCACCTTCTGTTCGTTCATGCTCATCGGGCACGACGCCACCGAGATCGCCACGCGGAACGCGGTCCGCGCCCTGTGGATGAACGCTCTGGGCGGCCTGGCCTTCGTCATCGGCATGATGCTGGTCTACAGCCAGGCCGGGACGCTGAACATCGCGGCTCTGCTGGCGCTCGGCCCCACCGGCGCGGTGATGCTCACCGGGCTGGCCTTTCTCTGTCTGGCCGGGTTCACCAAGGCCGCGCAGATTCCGTTCCAGTCCTGGCTGCTCGGAGCCATGGTCGCCCCGACCCCGGTCTCCGCGCTGTTGCACTCCTCGACCATGGTCAAGGCGGGCGTGTTCGTGGTCCTGCGGTTCGCCCCGATCTTCGCGGGCACCTTCCTGTCCACGGGCGTGGCCGTTTGCGGCGCGTTCACCTTCCTGGCCTGTTCCGCGCTCGGCGTGGGGCAGTCCAACGGCAAGAAGATCCTGGCCTATTCCACCGTGGCCAACCTCGGCCTGATCATTTGCTGCGCGGGCATCAACACCCCGCTGGCCCTGACCGCCGCGCTGTTGCTCATCCTCTTCCACGCCATCTCCAAGTCCCTGCTTTTTCTGTGCGTCGGCACCATTGAGCAGGCCATCGGCTCCCGCGATATCGAGGACATGCGCGGCCTGTACGGCACCAATCCCCGCACGGCCCTGATCACCATCGTCGGCATCCTGACCATGATGCTGCCGCCCTTTGGGGTGTTGCTCGGCAAGTGGATGGCCATCGAGGCCTCGGCCGACAGCAACATCTTCATCGTGGTCATGCTCGCTCTGGGCTCGGCCCTGATGGTCGTCTATCTGGCCCGCTGGGCCGGTTCCATGATGGGTTCCCGCGAGCCGGACGCCAAGGCCGAGTCCCAGCCCCTGCTGACCCGGCTGCCGCTCATGACCCTGAGCCTGGGCTCGGTGGTCCTGTCCCTGGCCTCGCCGTGGATCTACAACTCCCTGCTGGCCCCCTGGGTCGGCTCGGAGCCTTTTGCGGTGGGCTTCGGCTCCCTGGAATCCGCCCACGGCACCTTCGTGGTCGTGCCGCTCTTCCTGGTTCTCGGCCTCGGCCTGATGTACGCGGTCAAGGCCGCCTCGGGCTACCGCCGGGTCAAGATCATGCCGCCGTATATGAGCGGGGCGAACTCCGTCTCCGCCTCTGACGCCTATGTCGGCCCCATGAACGGCGATGTGCCGTTTTCCTCCGGCAATCTGTACTTGGGCGAGCTGTTCGCTGAATCCAAGCTCACGCCCGTCTTCAACGCACTGGCGGTCGCACTGATCGTGCTCATGATGGGAGGGGCGCTCTGA
- a CDS encoding complex I subunit 1 family protein, whose translation MQTLILVIIGLVGAPLLGGLIAGLDRRVTAWLQSRQGPPIMQPFYDVAKLFGKEKMVVNQWQILCAWVYLVAAAVAVALFFAQGDLLLIFFVQAIGGVFLVMGALSAKSPYSQVGAQRELLQMLAYEPVLILVFVGFYMVTGSFSIQAVWAQEIPLLAKMPLLYLALCYALTIKLMKSPFDFATSHHGHQELVKGVLTEYSGPYLGLIEVAHWYETILVLGLCALFWHTNVAWMALLIVVTYLLEILVDNTMARMTWRWMLKRVWLIGMGLGVVNLIWLYAR comes from the coding sequence ATGCAAACACTCATACTCGTTATCATCGGACTTGTGGGTGCGCCGCTTCTCGGCGGCCTGATAGCCGGTCTGGACCGCCGGGTCACCGCCTGGCTCCAGTCCCGTCAGGGACCCCCGATCATGCAGCCTTTCTACGATGTGGCCAAGCTCTTCGGCAAAGAGAAGATGGTCGTCAACCAGTGGCAGATCCTTTGCGCCTGGGTCTATCTCGTCGCCGCGGCGGTGGCCGTGGCCCTGTTCTTCGCCCAGGGCGACCTGCTGCTCATCTTCTTCGTGCAGGCCATCGGCGGGGTTTTCCTCGTTATGGGTGCCCTGTCGGCCAAGTCCCCGTACTCGCAGGTGGGCGCGCAACGCGAGTTGTTGCAGATGCTGGCCTACGAGCCGGTGCTCATCCTCGTCTTCGTCGGCTTCTACATGGTCACCGGCTCCTTCTCCATCCAGGCCGTCTGGGCCCAGGAGATACCGCTGCTGGCCAAGATGCCGCTGCTCTACCTGGCGCTGTGCTACGCCCTGACCATCAAGCTCATGAAGTCGCCTTTCGACTTCGCCACCTCCCATCACGGCCATCAGGAACTGGTCAAGGGCGTGCTCACCGAGTACTCCGGCCCCTACCTCGGCCTGATCGAGGTCGCCCACTGGTACGAGACCATCCTGGTGCTCGGCCTGTGCGCGCTCTTCTGGCACACCAACGTGGCCTGGATGGCGCTGTTGATCGTGGTCACCTATCTGCTCGAAATCCTGGTGGACAACACCATGGCGCGCATGACCTGGCGCTGGATGCTCAAGCGCGTCTGGCTGATCGGCATGGGCCTGGGCGTCGTTAACCTCATCTGGCTGTATGCGAGGTAA
- a CDS encoding NADH-quinone oxidoreductase subunit B family protein — translation MFGSFIKKSRAKSPWIMHFDCGSCNGCDIEVLACLTPLYDVERFGIVHVGNPKHADVLLVTGTVNHRNKKVLKNLYDQMPEPKAVIAIGSCGNSGGIFREAYNVVGGVDKVIPVDVYVPGCPAKPEAIIDGVVAGLAKFAQKVEEAK, via the coding sequence ATGTTCGGATCATTCATAAAGAAATCTCGCGCCAAGTCACCGTGGATCATGCACTTCGACTGCGGTAGCTGTAACGGCTGCGACATCGAGGTGCTGGCCTGCCTGACGCCCCTCTACGACGTGGAGCGGTTCGGCATAGTCCATGTCGGCAATCCCAAGCATGCCGACGTGCTTCTGGTCACCGGCACGGTCAACCACCGGAACAAGAAGGTGCTCAAGAACCTCTACGACCAGATGCCCGAACCCAAGGCGGTCATCGCCATCGGCTCCTGCGGCAATTCCGGCGGTATTTTCCGCGAGGCCTACAACGTCGTGGGCGGCGTGGACAAGGTCATTCCCGTGGACGTCTACGTCCCCGGCTGTCCGGCCAAGCCCGAGGCCATCATCGACGGCGTCGTGGCCGGGCTGGCCAAGTTCGCCCAGAAAGTGGAAGAAGCGAAGTAG
- a CDS encoding NADH-quinone oxidoreductase subunit C — MQGKVIDVTVDNVVGEVMNMKNDGQRLVTFSTYQEGDKIGILYHFDKNLETTHLRLLADMDKPIPSVSGVYFAALLVENEIRDQWNVEFDGLVLDFNRTLLLDPEVTQVPLVSNVKIEPKK, encoded by the coding sequence ATGCAAGGCAAAGTGATAGACGTGACCGTCGACAACGTGGTCGGCGAAGTCATGAACATGAAGAATGACGGGCAGCGGCTGGTCACCTTCTCCACCTACCAGGAGGGGGACAAGATCGGCATCCTGTACCATTTCGACAAAAACCTGGAAACCACCCACCTGCGGCTGCTGGCCGACATGGACAAGCCCATTCCGAGCGTGTCCGGCGTCTACTTCGCCGCCCTGTTGGTGGAAAATGAAATACGCGACCAGTGGAACGTCGAATTCGACGGACTGGTCCTTGACTTCAACCGCACGCTCTTGCTTGACCCCGAGGTCACCCAGGTTCCCCTGGTGTCCAACGTCAAGATCGAGCCCAAGAAATAG
- a CDS encoding nickel-dependent hydrogenase large subunit yields MATTVIPFGPQHPVLPEPIHLTLKVEDEIVKEAIPALGYVHRGLEKLCEIRDFHQMINVCERVCGICSMIHGTCYSETIEELMGIEVTDRAKLLRVIWSELHRSHSHLLWLGLFADAFGFEALFMQFWKIRERIMDINEATTGSRVIVSVNVIGGVRTDLSPEQIRWILSEIDIVEKEVKAIQNTLMNEYTVKARTVGIGVMTKEQAWELGAAGPTLRGSGVAQDMRQLGYGGYSFLDFEPVVETSGDSWARGMVRFREVLQSIDLVRQAIAKLPEGELAVKFKGNPPEGEAYHRVEQPRGECVYYIRGNGTKNLERLRIRTPTFANIPPLLAMLPECELADVPVIVLSIDPCISCTER; encoded by the coding sequence ATGGCAACCACCGTTATACCCTTCGGCCCGCAGCATCCCGTCTTGCCCGAACCGATCCACCTGACCCTCAAGGTCGAGGACGAGATCGTCAAGGAGGCCATTCCGGCCCTGGGCTATGTCCATCGCGGCCTGGAGAAACTGTGCGAGATCCGCGATTTCCATCAGATGATCAACGTCTGTGAGCGCGTTTGCGGCATCTGCTCCATGATCCACGGCACCTGCTACTCCGAGACTATCGAGGAGCTCATGGGGATTGAGGTCACGGACCGCGCCAAGCTGCTGCGCGTCATCTGGAGCGAACTGCACCGCAGCCACTCCCACCTGCTCTGGTTGGGGCTGTTCGCCGACGCCTTCGGCTTCGAGGCCCTGTTCATGCAGTTCTGGAAGATCCGCGAGCGGATCATGGACATCAACGAGGCCACCACCGGCAGCCGCGTCATCGTGTCCGTGAACGTCATCGGCGGCGTGCGCACCGACCTTTCCCCGGAGCAGATCCGCTGGATCCTGTCCGAGATCGACATCGTCGAGAAGGAGGTCAAGGCCATCCAGAACACCCTGATGAACGAATACACGGTCAAGGCCCGCACCGTGGGCATCGGCGTGATGACCAAGGAACAGGCCTGGGAATTGGGCGCGGCCGGACCGACCCTGCGCGGCTCGGGCGTGGCCCAGGACATGCGCCAGTTGGGCTACGGCGGCTACTCGTTCCTGGACTTCGAGCCCGTGGTCGAAACCTCGGGCGACAGTTGGGCGCGCGGCATGGTCCGCTTCCGCGAAGTGCTCCAGTCCATCGACCTGGTCCGCCAGGCCATTGCCAAGCTGCCCGAGGGCGAACTGGCCGTTAAGTTTAAGGGCAACCCGCCCGAGGGCGAGGCCTACCACCGAGTGGAGCAGCCGCGCGGCGAGTGCGTCTACTACATCCGGGGCAACGGCACCAAGAACCTGGAACGGTTGCGCATCCGCACCCCCACCTTCGCCAATATCCCGCCGCTTCTGGCCATGCTGCCGGAGTGCGAGTTGGCCGACGTGCCGGTCATCGTGCTGTCCATCGACCCGTGCATCAGCTGCACCGAACGCTAG
- a CDS encoding 4Fe-4S binding protein, producing the protein MQFTSTVIKNLFRKPATRKYPYEVREPFPNYRGELVIDIDKCIFCGTCSRKCPSQCIVVDKAAGTWQCDPHACVYCGVCRDNCPTKCLSMKDVHRKPVTEKTVWIEHGTPLKPKRNGAKPKDQSEVKAKSEIEAKPETEAKAKPKKKAAGKDGE; encoded by the coding sequence ATGCAGTTTACTTCAACCGTCATCAAGAACCTGTTCAGGAAGCCCGCCACCCGGAAGTATCCCTACGAGGTGCGCGAGCCGTTCCCCAATTACCGGGGCGAACTGGTCATCGACATCGACAAGTGCATCTTCTGCGGCACATGCTCGCGCAAGTGCCCCAGCCAGTGCATCGTCGTGGACAAGGCGGCGGGCACCTGGCAATGCGATCCGCATGCCTGCGTCTATTGCGGCGTCTGCCGGGACAACTGCCCGACCAAGTGCCTGTCCATGAAGGATGTTCACCGCAAGCCGGTGACTGAAAAGACCGTCTGGATCGAACACGGTACACCGCTTAAGCCCAAGAGAAATGGGGCCAAGCCCAAGGACCAGTCCGAGGTCAAGGCCAAGTCCGAGATTGAGGCCAAGCCCGAGACCGAAGCCAAGGCCAAACCCAAAAAGAAGGCGGCCGGGAAGGACGGCGAATAG
- a CDS encoding FmdE family protein codes for MSSTTPRETLDAAIAFHGHSCPGLAIGIRAVELAERELGELGELDLVAVAETDMCGVDAIQFLTDCTLGKGNFIHRDYGKKAFSFFDRTSGRGFRALLRDTGPSRPGEDREAAIRHFMTLPLDDMFAVTPLACPPPRPAAVLESLRCAQCGEMTMESRTRRYGGKTYCIPCFREIDQKL; via the coding sequence ATGTCCAGCACCACACCACGGGAAACCCTCGACGCAGCCATCGCCTTCCACGGCCACTCCTGCCCCGGCCTGGCCATCGGCATCCGCGCCGTGGAACTGGCCGAGCGCGAACTCGGCGAACTCGGCGAACTCGATCTGGTCGCCGTGGCCGAGACCGACATGTGCGGCGTGGACGCCATACAATTTCTGACCGACTGCACGCTCGGCAAGGGCAATTTCATCCACCGCGACTACGGCAAGAAGGCCTTTTCCTTTTTCGACCGCACATCCGGCCGGGGTTTCCGCGCCCTGCTCCGGGACACCGGCCCGAGTCGGCCGGGCGAAGACCGGGAAGCGGCCATCCGCCACTTCATGACCCTCCCCCTGGACGACATGTTCGCCGTCACCCCCCTGGCCTGCCCGCCGCCCAGGCCCGCCGCGGTCCTCGAAAGCCTCCGCTGCGCACAATGCGGCGAGATGACCATGGAGTCCCGCACGCGCCGTTATGGCGGCAAAACCTACTGCATCCCCTGCTTCCGGGAGATCGACCAGAAGCTGTAG
- a CDS encoding ABC transporter ATP-binding protein, with translation MILSVTDLDFAYNGSKVLRDVAFHLDGGELLAILGPNGVGKTTLLKCINAIHAPSKGKVLVEDRDVLRMRPHEIALGIGYVAQRNETARLTVFDAVLMGRKPHIVWRVGEEDLKMVDSALKRLHMANLALRYIDQLSGGELQKVAIARALVQEPRLMLLDEPTSSLDLKSQVDILTMLRRVVDEHRIAAIMTMHDLNTALRYADKVLFLKDGCIHSTGPACEVTSDVVEEVYGLPVHIHTVQGHPMVVPAA, from the coding sequence ATGATCCTGTCCGTGACCGATCTCGACTTCGCCTACAACGGTTCCAAGGTCCTGCGGGACGTGGCCTTCCACCTGGACGGCGGCGAACTCCTGGCCATCCTCGGCCCCAACGGCGTGGGTAAGACCACCCTGCTCAAGTGCATCAACGCCATCCATGCGCCCAGCAAAGGCAAGGTCCTGGTGGAGGACCGCGACGTGCTCCGGATGCGCCCGCACGAAATAGCCCTGGGCATAGGCTACGTGGCCCAGCGCAACGAAACCGCGCGGCTGACCGTGTTCGACGCCGTACTCATGGGCCGCAAGCCGCACATCGTCTGGCGTGTGGGCGAAGAGGACCTCAAGATGGTCGATTCCGCCCTGAAACGGCTGCACATGGCCAACCTCGCCCTGCGCTACATAGACCAGCTCTCGGGCGGCGAATTGCAGAAGGTGGCCATTGCCCGCGCCCTGGTCCAGGAACCGCGTCTCATGCTTCTGGACGAGCCCACATCCAGCCTCGACCTCAAGAGCCAGGTGGACATCCTGACCATGCTCCGCCGGGTGGTGGACGAGCACCGCATCGCCGCCATCATGACCATGCACGACCTGAACACCGCCCTGCGCTACGCCGACAAGGTCCTGTTCCTCAAGGACGGCTGTATCCACTCCACCGGACCGGCCTGCGAAGTCACCTCCGACGTGGTCGAAGAAGTCTACGGCCTGCCCGTGCACATCCACACCGTCCAGGGCCACCCGATGGTGGTCCCGGCCGCCTGA
- a CDS encoding iron ABC transporter permease, whose protein sequence is MHFSDGQVPAEYRRYIGIKLLLICLTGGLLALALVISISMGAAHIPLADVGRTLAGWTVSKRYDVIIWNIRLPQALAAIMAGAGLAVAGAVMQAILRNPLGSPFTLGISHAAAFGAAFSVMILGGGIMGSTNTDAVNITNPYLTTGAAFLVSLIAAGVIVAVSRLRGSTPEVMILTGVALGALFTAGTMFLQFFADDVQLAAMVFWSFGDTARASWSELGVMTAVTVATSAYFLANAWNYNAVDAGDETAKGLGVRVDRVRVIGMMLASMLTAVIIAFLGIIGFVGLVVPHMVRRVIGSDHRFLLPGSILAGGLLLLVSDTAARLVLAPHMLPVSVLTAFMGAPVFIYLIIRGQRR, encoded by the coding sequence ATGCACTTCTCCGATGGACAGGTGCCTGCCGAATACCGGCGGTACATCGGGATCAAGCTCCTTTTGATCTGCCTGACCGGCGGGCTGCTCGCCCTGGCCCTGGTGATCTCCATTTCCATGGGCGCGGCGCACATCCCCCTGGCCGACGTGGGCAGGACCCTCGCGGGCTGGACCGTGTCCAAACGCTACGACGTGATCATCTGGAACATCCGTCTGCCCCAGGCCCTGGCCGCCATCATGGCCGGGGCCGGACTGGCCGTTGCGGGCGCGGTCATGCAGGCCATCCTGCGCAACCCGCTGGGCTCGCCCTTCACCCTGGGCATCTCCCACGCGGCGGCCTTTGGCGCGGCCTTTTCGGTGATGATCCTGGGTGGCGGAATCATGGGGTCCACCAACACGGACGCCGTGAACATCACCAATCCCTACCTGACCACGGGCGCGGCCTTCCTCGTCAGCCTGATCGCCGCCGGGGTCATCGTGGCCGTGTCCCGGCTGCGCGGCTCGACCCCCGAGGTCATGATCCTGACCGGCGTGGCGCTGGGCGCGTTGTTCACCGCCGGGACCATGTTCCTGCAATTCTTCGCCGACGACGTGCAGTTGGCGGCCATGGTCTTCTGGAGCTTCGGCGACACGGCCCGGGCCTCCTGGTCTGAACTGGGCGTCATGACCGCCGTGACCGTGGCCACTTCCGCGTACTTCCTGGCCAACGCCTGGAACTACAACGCCGTTGACGCGGGTGATGAGACCGCCAAAGGGCTGGGCGTGCGCGTGGACCGCGTGCGCGTGATCGGCATGATGCTCGCCTCCATGCTCACGGCGGTGATCATCGCTTTTCTGGGCATCATCGGCTTTGTCGGCCTGGTGGTCCCGCACATGGTCCGGCGCGTCATCGGCTCGGATCATCGTTTCCTGCTGCCGGGCTCGATCCTTGCGGGCGGACTGCTCCTGCTCGTCTCGGACACCGCCGCCCGGCTTGTTCTGGCCCCGCACATGTTGCCGGTCTCGGTTTTGACCGCCTTCATGGGCGCACCGGTCTTCATCTATCTCATCATCAGGGGGCAACGGCGATGA